A single region of the Oncorhynchus tshawytscha isolate Ot180627B unplaced genomic scaffold, Otsh_v2.0 Un_contig_1772_pilon_pilon, whole genome shotgun sequence genome encodes:
- the LOC121843708 gene encoding uncharacterized protein LOC121843708 produces MASIFIPLYILGVVLILHIVKADEIVKTGPNKVDPIPATTLTTTLTIIPATTLTIIPTTTLTTTLTTTPAHTPSANQNSPTVTTLVQPDNRDANLTNNITVGRDGNQSQDQNEDGDIGTLLDDVTTFAMETMSSEATTSQSEEFEDDKYTTTSSPGYVILILILLVIVCLVVVLYILRKKSRKYSFDLHLAGYDHDTPLTCMEQAGTFEPNEKAGGFEYVMGGGDDHQAMSPVANGSAGEAGSTGENGEKQGHGDSDGDGDSFDNFCDCAITLTPPLKRVGFSLDLDLSDKQSDKSDNGEQNGNNNNVAMEMTPEPPGLTFDPVGPGDVFIEVNLDI; encoded by the exons GTGTGGTTCTGATCCTCCACATAGTCAAAGCAGACGAGATTGTTAAAACAGGGCCCAACAAGGTTGACCCCATCCCCGCTACCACCCTTACTACCACCCTTACTATCATCCCCGCTACCACCCTTACTATCATCCCCACTACCACCCTTACTACCACCCTTACTACCACTCCTGCTCATACCCCCTCAGCCAATCAGAACAGTCCTACAGTTACTACCCTGGTCCAGCCAGACAACCGTGACGCTAACCTTACCAACAACATCACCGTCGGTAGAGATGGCAACCAATCCCAAGACCAGAACGAAGATGGGGATATTGGAACCTTGTTGGACGACGTGACAACGTTTGCCATGGAAACGATGTCGTCGGAGGCGACCACCAGCCAATCTGAGGAATTTGAGGATGACAAGTATACCACGACATCATCACCGG gcTATGTAATCCTGATTCTCATATTGTTAGTCATTGTGTGTCTGGTGGTGGTTCTCTATATCCTGAGGAAGAAGTCAAGG AAGTATTCGTTTGACCTGCACCTTGCGGGATACGACCACGACACCCCACTCACCTGCATGGAACAAGCCGGAACCTTCGAACCCAATG AGAAAGCTGGAGGTTTTGAGTACGTGATGGGTGGTGGTGATGACCACCAGGCTATGAGCCCTGTAGCCAATGGCTCAGCTGGGGAGGCGGGGTCCACTGGAGAGAACG gagagaaacagggtcatggtgatagtgatggtgatggCGACAGCTTCGACAACTTCTGTGACTGTGCGATCACTCTGACTCCGCCCTTAAAGAGGGTGGGCTTTAGCCTGGACCTGGACCTGAGTGACAAGCAGTCGGACAAATCAGACAACGGGGAGCAGAATGGGAACAACAACAACGTTGCCATGGAGATGACCCCTGAGCCTCCAGGCCTGACCTTTGACCCTGTAGGTCCAGGTGACGTCTTCATTGAAGTCAACCTGGATATATAG